TCAAATTCGTGATTTGACACCTGAATTTGTAACAACAGCCACTGAAAGTCCACGAAAAATATTTATTTTAGATGCGGTTGAAACACTCACAGCAAGCGCAGCAAATTCCCTGTTAAAATTCATTGAGGAGCCTGCCGGACCACAATTAATTATGATGCTTACGGAAAATATGTCCGATGTTTTACCGACGATTAGATCACGCGCACAAGTAGTTCAGTTAGCATCAGCTATTACCAGTGATGATGATGGTTTAATGGACGATGATTGGCAAAAGCAGACCCAATTAGTATTGTTTAAGTGGTTTGAGCTTATGATGCAGAGACGAATTGAAGCATTTGCATTTGTACAGACAAAAATTATTGGTCAATTAAACGATACGAAGCAACAGCAGTTATTTTTAAATTGGTTACATGAGTTGGCAAGAGATACAATTGTTTATGGCCAGATTCCAGATGAACGGTTAGCTTTTCCCAATCTAATTGGGCTATATAAAACATTACGACAGCGCTATGATATGTATCGATTGGTTAAAGCAAGTGATGAAGTATTTGCTGACGATAAACTGCGTAAAGTGAACCTATCATTACAAACACGGTTAGAGAAAATGACACTGGACGTCATAATCGCTCTGGGGGAATAAAATGCAGCAACAAAAAAGTTTTGAAAATCAAGAGACAGGAACGCTTTTTTTAGTTCCAACACCTATTGGTAATTTACAAGATATGTCGCCAAGAGCTATTGATACATTGCGCGATGCAGACATAATTGCTGCTGAAGATACACGCCACACACAACAGTTACTAAATCATTTTGCAATCACGACAAAACAAACTAGTTTCCATGAACACAACTGGCAGGCAAAAATCCCTGGCCTAATTGCAGATTTACGAAATGGAAAAAACGTAGCACAAGTTAGTGATGCGGGGATGCCCTCTATTTCTGATCCGGGCAAAGAATTAGTTGCGGCAGCTGTGGCTGAAAATATAGCCGTCGTACCGATTCCTGGTGCAACGGCTGGTGTGACAGCATTGATTGCCAGTGGTTTGGTGCCGCAGCCGTTTTATTTTTATGGGTTCTTACAACGTAAAAATAGTGAACAATTGGCAGAATTACAGCAGTTATCCACAATGCGGGATACAGTCATTTTTTATGAATCACCACATCGATTAAAGCAAACTTTAGTAAATATCCAAAAAGTAATGGGTGACGATCGTCGTATTGTTTTAGCAAGAGAGCTAACAAAGCGCTATGAAGAATTTATTCGCGGAACGATTGATGAATTAGTTTCGTGGTCGCAATCAAATGAAATTCGTGGTGAGTTTGTAGTGATGATTGATGGCTTTCATGGAGAAATTTCTGAGCCAGATAACAGTATGGCACTAACTGTCCAAGAAGCAGTATCAGCACTGATTAAAAAGGGCCTAAAGCCCAATGCAGCAATAAAACAAATAGCAAAGGAACGAGGTCTTGATAGACAAGCAGTATATGCGGACTATCACGAGATAGAGTAGTATGAAAAAGTAT
The Leuconostoc suionicum genome window above contains:
- a CDS encoding DNA polymerase III subunit delta, whose product is MLPNFATIAQKNYPTQLAHFNDLLQQDKLSHLYLFVGPSQSAKLAFSRYIAWQVVHPDERNALRITENEHPDVHITAPIPPATSLKVAQIRDLTPEFVTTATESPRKIFILDAVETLTASAANSLLKFIEEPAGPQLIMMLTENMSDVLPTIRSRAQVVQLASAITSDDDGLMDDDWQKQTQLVLFKWFELMMQRRIEAFAFVQTKIIGQLNDTKQQQLFLNWLHELARDTIVYGQIPDERLAFPNLIGLYKTLRQRYDMYRLVKASDEVFADDKLRKVNLSLQTRLEKMTLDVIIALGE
- the rsmI gene encoding 16S rRNA (cytidine(1402)-2'-O)-methyltransferase, which produces MQQQKSFENQETGTLFLVPTPIGNLQDMSPRAIDTLRDADIIAAEDTRHTQQLLNHFAITTKQTSFHEHNWQAKIPGLIADLRNGKNVAQVSDAGMPSISDPGKELVAAAVAENIAVVPIPGATAGVTALIASGLVPQPFYFYGFLQRKNSEQLAELQQLSTMRDTVIFYESPHRLKQTLVNIQKVMGDDRRIVLARELTKRYEEFIRGTIDELVSWSQSNEIRGEFVVMIDGFHGEISEPDNSMALTVQEAVSALIKKGLKPNAAIKQIAKERGLDRQAVYADYHEIE